The Aspergillus luchuensis IFO 4308 DNA, chromosome 7, nearly complete sequence genome has a segment encoding these proteins:
- a CDS encoding transcription initiation factor TFIID subunit TAF2 (BUSCO:EOG09260289;~COG:K;~EggNog:ENOG410PFBT;~InterPro:IPR042097,IPR037813;~go_component: GO:0005669 - transcription factor TFIID complex [Evidence IEA]) has protein sequence MPGVVETPAGPVRPELGFTVAHQKVELEIDFASKSLKGKTELTIHPHHKDLRVIRLNFRQGELRRINVSGKVPSIKYTDPYDTLQLYGPHYHQRLATKIDGLLKSPPESDLLITVPKSVRIDELDPSSIEAQDQMTLRATGSADDAEGPLSAKATESSLPRFTALTVTIDFVIENIRDGLQFVGLESGDRRYPHAYTTNSLGYGACCPLFPCVDDPLSRCTWEFSIKCPCSLGDMFDRKSRDHSGASGPSRSKPASGHERYIAPDDETLDLSVVCSGDLTDEIIDPKDPTKKTVSFACYSPLSAQQLGFAVGPFEYINLSDFRESDQDEQLGLNAIPLHAFCLPGRGDEVRNTCFPMAKAIDFFSLSYGSYPFASYKICFVDDTPDATLPTACLSICSSRLLFPEDIIDPMYDSTRSLVHALSCQWIGVNIVPKEATDTWVTVGVAWYITDTFMRKLCGNNEYRFRLKQMSDRVCELDYERPSLYDMGTILTIDPSEIDFIALKAPLVLFILDRRLTKASGKATMSRIISRLFLNSRMGDIPNGAVTTSLFQRTCERLGHAKLDSFFQQWVYGAGCPRFQATQRFNKKKLVVEMMIRQVQADASSTRDLDKNAFMRDVKEEIRGVYAGVIQPVFTGSMTIRIHEADGTPYEHIVEIKEGVTKFDIPYNTKYKRLKRNKRQKERAAAVTGGDPNAEAQEDVLLYCLGDVLQTEEEVAEWKLRDWSEEEEERMSRESYEWIRMDADFEWICKLSLAMPGYMYLSQLQQDRDVVAQLESLQYMAIQREHELISTIFVRTLMDRRYFYGIRVAAARALVKHATEAVEWVGLFHLERAFQELFCLPGSPMTRSNDFSDRAAYFIQLAIPESISKVRDSNGKTPMRVKRFLYDKLKFNDNSNNEYSDNFYVATLMESLCHAMLGKPERPSDEMDDFDMERVLAAQAEEQLEKDAIAEIDRYRRMDEWSSSFQNIYSRAALRCQVRLMEAKILSLDIMQFLPYTRAGTYDLLRLDAFECLIELDIFQYPELLRWFIFTMSNDSSALIRCRLHNLFGKALAPVAFGRETKEEAPASNTDNLIIEQESSTEVRQADLARRQTVTGALNALKKEISGDQLLKESLWAACNSPCIGILELSEFTDLCRVLYDAITTRMVSLKYPRYWTVKHLGKGRMHFVRTNKIRTTLTPSKDTTAAPKRKREEQGMGPPGPRITFKQSKVASSTTPFSPKPPSQHIPTKLHIPNLPSPASSAQPKPTTAPSTPSTPSGGGFKLKLKFGQKPK, from the exons ATGCCAGGCGTCGTGGAGACCCCAGCTGGGCCTGTCAGGCCTGAGCTGGGATTCACCGTCGCGCATCAGAAGGTCGAGCTTGAGATCGACTTTGCCAGCAAGAGCCTCAAGGGAAAAACGGAACTCACGATCCATCCGCATCACAAAGACCTTCGCGTTATCCGGTTAAATTTCCGACAAGGCGAACTCCGGCGTATCAATGTCAGTGGCAAGGTACCTAGCATCAAATACACGGACCCTTATGACACGCTTCAACTTTACGGCCCTCATTATCACCAGCGCCTCGCGACGAAGATAGATGGACTACTCAAATCTCCGCCAGAATCTGACCTTCTCATTACGGTCCCCAAGAGCGTCCGGATCGACGAACTTGATCCCTCTTCGATTGAAGCTCAAGACCAAATGACCTTACGTGCTACGGGTTCCGCTGATGATGCAGAAGGACCTTTAAGCGCCAAGGCAACCGAATCGTCACTTCCACGCTTTACGGCCCTCACGGTTACCATCGACTTCGTCATTGAGAATATTCGGGATGGGTTGCAGTTTGTCGGATTAGAGAGTGGCGACAGACGCTATCCTCACGCTTATACAACCAACTCCCTAGGGTACGGCGCTTGCtgtcctctcttcccctgcGTCGACGATCCTTTGTCGCGCTGTACGTGGGAATTCTCGATCAAGTGCCCGTGCTCCTTGGGTGATATGTTTGATCGTAAATCCCGTGATCATTCCGGCGCCTCGGGTCCCAGTCGCTCGAAGCCTGCTTCTGGACATGAAAGGTATATCGCTCCGGACGATGAGACTCTTGATTTGTCTGTCGTCTGTTCCGGGGATTTGACGGATGAAATCATCGACCCAAAGGACCCTACCAAGAAGACGGTTTCGTTCGCCTGCTACTCCCCTCTATCTGCCCAGCAACTTGGATTTGCCGTAGGTCCCTTTGAATACATCAACCTCTCCGATTTCCGCGAAAGCGACCAAGACGAACAGCTTGGTCTAAACGCCATACCGTTGCACGCATTCTGCCTCCCGGGTAGAGGAGATGAAGTCAGGAATACCTGCTTTCCTATGGCGAAGGCGATTGACTTTTTCTCACTGTCTTATGGATCGTACCCGTTCGCTAGCTATAAGATATGCTTCGTGGACGACACACCTGATGCCACACTCCCCACGGCTTGTTTATCGATATGTAGCAGCCGCCTCTTGTTCCCCGAAGACATTATCGACCCGATGTATGACTCTACTCGCAGCCTGGTTCACGCCCTATCCTGTCAGTGGATTGGTGTAAACATTGTGCCAAAAGAGGCGACGGATACATGGGTAACGGTCGGTGTCGCCTGGTACATCACGGATACGTTCATGCGGAAGCTCTGCGGGAATAATGAATATCGCTTTCGATTGAAACAGATGTCTGATAGAGTATGTGAGCTGGACTACGAACGTCCGTCGCTCTACGACATGGGTACGATATTGACGATAGATCCGTCCGAGATTGATTTCATAGCGCTCAAGGCCCCGCTTGTTCTGTTCATCTTGGACCGGAGACTTACGAAAGCGAGTGGCAAGGCAACGATGTCGCGTATCATCTCCCGTCTTTTCCTGAACTCCCGGATGGGTGACATACCGAATGGTGCCGTCACGACTTCCCTTTTCCAGAGGACATGTGAGCGACTCGGCCACGCAAAGCTTGATTCATTTTTCCAGCAGTGGGTATACGGGGCGGGATGTCCTCGGTTCCAAGCCACGCAGCGAttcaacaagaagaagcttgtgGTTGAAATGATGATCCGGCAGGTGCAAGCTGATGCTTCAAGTACGCGCGACTTAGACAAGAATGCGTTCATGCGGGATGTCAAGGAAGAAATACGGGGCGTCTATGCAGGAGTTATCCAGCCGGTTTTTACTGGATCCATGACCATTAGAATTCACGAAGCTGATGGCACGCCTTATGAACACATCGTGGAAATCAAGGAGGGTGTTACGAAGTTCGACATACCTTATAATACCAAGTACAAGCGTCTCAAACGAAACAAGCGACAAAAGGAGCGTGCAGCTGCCGTAACAGGCGGCGACCCTAATGCCGAAGCTCAGGAAGATGTTCTGCTTTACTGTCTCGGTGACGTTTTGcagaccgaagaagaggttgcTGAATGGAAACTAAGGGATTGgagcgaagaagaggaagagagaatgagCAGAGAGTCCTATGAATGGATTCGCATGGATGCAGATTTTGAGTGGATATGCAAGCTTTCGTTGGCGATGCCAGGGTACATGTACCTGTCGCAGCTTCAGCAAGATCGAGATGTTGTAGCGCAGCTGGAG TCATTGCAATACATGGCGATCCAGCGAGAGCACGAGCTCATTTCGACCATATTCGTCAGAACACTGATGGATCGAAGATATTTCTACGGAATTCGGGTGGCTGCCGCTCGAGCTCTGGTGAAACATGCTACGGAAGCTGTTGAATGGGTCGGATTGTTCCACCTCGAAAGAGCTTTCCAAGAACTGTTCTGCCTTCCAGGATCCCCAATGACTCGTTCCAATGACTTCTCTGACAGAGCAGCATATTTTATTCAATTAGCCATTCCTGAGTCCATATCTAAAGTACGTGACAGTAACGGCAAAACACCCATGCGGGTCAAGCGTTTCCTTTACGACAAGTTGAAGTTCAACGACAACTCAAACAACGAG TATTCGGACAACTTCTATGTCGCGACCTTGATGGAATCGCTATGCCATGCTATGTTGGGCAAGCCTGAGCGGCCCTCAGACGAGATGGACGATTTTGACATGGAGCGTGTATTGGCGGCTCAGGCAGAAGAACAATTGGAGAAAGATGCCATTGCAGAGATTGATAGGTATCgcaggatggatgaatggtcCAGCTCTTTTCAAAACATCTATTCGCGCGCCGCTTTGCGCTGCCAAGTGCGTCTCATGGAGGCCAAAATATTGAGCCTCGATATTATGCAATTTCTGCCGTATACTCGAGCGGGAACATACGATCTCCTCCGCTTGGATGCGTTTGAATGCCTCATTGAGCTTGACATCTTCCAATACCCCGAACTACTGCGATGGTTCATTTTCACCATGTCAAACGACTCTTCTGCCCTTATCAGGTGTCGCCTACATAACTTGTTCGGAAAGGCTCTCGCACCAGTCGCCTTTGGCCGTGAAACTAAGGAGGAAGCGCCTGCTAGCAACACTGATAACCTGATTATCGAGCAGGAGTCTTCAACCGAGGTCCGCCAGGCCGACCTTGCCCGGAGACAGACAGTTACCGGAGCCTTGAATGCGCTCAAGAAGGAGATCTCCGGCGATCAACTGCTGAAAGAATCTCTTTGGGCGGCGTGCAATTCTCCCTGCATTGGAATACTCGAGCTCTCCGAGTTTACCGATCTTTGCAGGGTTCTCTATGACGCAATCACGACTCGGATGGTGTCTCTGAAATACCCTCGTTACTGGACCGTGAAGCATCTCGGAAAG GGACGCATGCACTTCGTCCGAACAAACAAAATCCGCACGACACTCACACCCTCAAAAGATACAACAGCCGCCCCGAAACGCAAGCGCGAAGAGCAAGGCATGGGACCACCGGGCCCTCGTATTACATTCAAGCAGTCCAAGGTGGCATCCAGTACTACACCATTCAGTCCAAAGCCACCATCGCAGCATATTCCAACAAAGCTGCACATTCCAAaccttccctccccagctTCGTCAGCACAGCCTAAGCCAACGACTGCACCATCTACCCCATCCACGCCCAGTGGCGGTGGGTTCAAGCTGAAATTGAAATTCGGCCAGAAGCCGAAATGA
- a CDS encoding sn-1,2-diacylglycerol cholinephosphotransferase (COG:I;~EggNog:ENOG410PK7Y;~InterPro:IPR014472,IPR000462,IPR043130;~PFAM:PF01066;~TransMembrane:8 (i47-70o90-108i189-208o230-253i265-284o296-316i328-346o358-379i);~go_component: GO:0016020 - membrane [Evidence IEA];~go_function: GO:0016780 - phosphotransferase activity, for other substituted phosphate groups [Evidence IEA];~go_process: GO:0008654 - phospholipid biosynthetic process [Evidence IEA]) gives MSVIFKKIQAIQDSLSDDVLLPLKSYKYSSVDKSYISNYILRHYWNAFVEILPLWLAPNMVTLLGFLFIVGNVMLIEVYMPDLVGPAPSWLYYSFALGMWMYSTLDNVDGKQARRTGTSSGLGELFDHGIDSLNCTLASLLETAAMGYGSSQLGAYTALVPCLAMYFSTWETYHTHTLYLGYFNGPTEGLLIAIAIMIASGIYGPQIWSRPIVEFLNYPQIFGNNSMKDLWVPILLLSFFLGHLPGCVLNVIAARRKQNLPVAPIFKEWVPMIVFTGCNIAWLFSPYSTLLSENRLVLYCWTISFVFGRMTTKIILAHLLRQPFPHWTVLQIPLIGGAILANLPRLGFPMVSAWVELLYLRLYLVFAFVVYMHWAFLVINRITTFLGINCLTIRRDKSAARDRAYREFGENQPLNPNSDPSKGGIKSH, from the exons ATGAGTGTAATATTCAAAAAGATCCAAG CGATCCAAGACTCGCTTTCCGACGACGTGCTCTTGCCCCTCAAGAGCTACAAGTACTCGAGTGTCGATAAATCCTATATCTCCAATTATATACTGAGGCATTAC TGGAATGCATTCGTCGAAATCTTGCCGCTTTGGCTGGCCCCCAACATGGTCACTCTCTTGGGATTTCTGTTCATTGTGGGCAACGTGATGCTCATAGAAGTCTATATGCCTGATCTCGTGGGACCT GCTCCTTCCTGGCTATACTATAGTTTTGCTCTGGGCATGTGGAT GTATTCTACGCTGGACAACGTCGATGGAAAACAGGCGCGCAGAACGGGGACATCCAGCGGTTTGGGAGAGCTGTTCGA CCACGGAATCGATTCTCTGAACTGCACTCTGGCTAGTCTTCTCGAGACTGCTGCCATGGGCTATGGCTCTTCACAGCTTGGTGCTTACACTGCTCTCGTCCCTTGCCTCGCAATGTACTTTTCGACCTGGGAAACCTACCATACCCATACACTCTACCTTGGCTACTTCAATGGCCCCACTGAAGGCCTTCTTATCGCGATCGCCATTATGATTGCCTCTGGCATCTATGGCCCTCAGATCTGGAGCCGACCGATCGTTGAATTCCTGAACTACCCGCAAATCTTTGGGAACAACTCGATGAAGGATCTCTGGGTccccattctcctcctctccttcttcctcggacACCTGCCAGGCTGCGTCCTCAATGTTATTGCTGCTCGTAGAAAGCAGAACCTTCCGGTCGCGCCCATCTTCAAGGAATGGGTGCCGATGATTGTATTCACGGGCTGCAACATTGCTTGGCTTTTCTCTCCGTATTCGACGCTTTTGTCGGAGAACCGACTAGTCCTCTACTGCTGGACCATCTCGTTTGTCTTTGGACGCATGACGACCAAGATCATTCTCGCTCATCTGTTACGGCAGCCATTCCCCCATTGGACGGTGCTGCAGATTCCGCTCATTGGCGGCGCAATCCTAGCCAACCTTCCCCGCCTGGGATTCCCTATGGTGAGCGCCTGGGTGGAGCTACTGTACCTGCGCCTCTACCTTGTGTTTGCCTTTGTTGTGTACATGCACTGGGCCTTCCTTGTGATTAACAGGATCACCACTTTCCTCGGAATCAACTGTCTGACGATCCGTCGCGACAAGTCGGCAGCAAGAGACAGGGCTTATCGTGAGTTTGGCGAGAACCAGCCCCTCAACCCAAACTCCGATCCCAGCAAAGGGGGTATCAAGAGCCATTGA